In Meiothermus ruber DSM 1279, the following proteins share a genomic window:
- a CDS encoding TetR/AcrR family transcriptional regulator: MDTRQALLQSARKAFAERGYAATSLEDLARTLGLTKAAVYHHFASKRELLEALLQEGFAETQRALAQPGTLHQRLMALALAYRGQVEPLTALMTAYSSRRGGDLEAVKLAREAMQRGIEQLAGLLEQVAPGHGRALAVIFASIVHGAYMTAQHMPGYSAEALLQEGVALFVRGLPDKAGEST; this comes from the coding sequence ATGGACACCCGCCAAGCCCTCTTGCAGAGCGCCCGTAAAGCGTTTGCAGAGCGGGGGTATGCCGCAACCAGCCTGGAAGACCTGGCCCGCACCCTGGGCCTGACCAAGGCCGCGGTGTACCACCACTTCGCTTCCAAGCGCGAGCTGCTGGAGGCTTTGTTGCAGGAGGGCTTTGCCGAGACCCAGCGGGCCCTGGCCCAGCCGGGCACGCTGCACCAGCGCCTGATGGCCCTGGCCCTGGCCTACCGGGGGCAGGTGGAGCCCCTGACCGCCCTGATGACCGCCTACTCGAGCCGCCGGGGCGGCGACCTCGAGGCGGTCAAGCTGGCCCGCGAGGCCATGCAGCGTGGCATCGAACAACTGGCCGGGCTGCTGGAGCAGGTTGCGCCGGGGCATGGCCGGGCCCTGGCGGTTATCTTTGCCTCGATTGTGCACGGGGCCTACATGACCGCCCAGCACATGCCCGGCTACTCGGCCGAGGCGCTTTTGCAGGAAGGGGTGGCCCTGTTTGTGCGGGGCTTACCGGACAAGGCCGGGGAGTCCACCTAA
- a CDS encoding response regulator transcription factor has translation MARVLLIEDDAGVREALRLGLELEGYTVLEAANGAEGLRRLAENPELVVLDVLLPGGDGFGVLREIRRQSAVPVLMLTALDEVEWRVKGLREGADDYLVKPYALSELVARLEALLRRSKRPEEVLSYADVVLYPGRMEARRGGRLLELSPKALQLLQCFLEHAERLLPKETLMQRVWGQEVEPNTLEVHLSALRRELGEPMLLHTLRGHGYILKRP, from the coding sequence ATGGCCCGGGTGCTGCTCATCGAAGACGATGCCGGGGTGCGCGAGGCGTTGCGCCTGGGGCTGGAGCTCGAGGGCTACACGGTGCTCGAGGCAGCCAACGGCGCCGAAGGGCTGCGCAGGCTGGCCGAAAACCCCGAGCTGGTGGTACTGGACGTGCTGCTGCCCGGCGGCGATGGCTTTGGGGTGCTGCGCGAGATTCGCCGGCAAAGCGCGGTGCCGGTGCTGATGCTTACCGCGCTGGACGAGGTGGAGTGGCGGGTCAAGGGCCTGCGGGAGGGGGCCGACGACTACCTGGTGAAGCCCTACGCCCTCTCGGAGCTGGTGGCCCGCCTCGAGGCCCTTTTGCGCCGCAGCAAGCGCCCGGAGGAGGTGCTTTCCTACGCTGATGTGGTGCTGTATCCAGGCAGGATGGAGGCCCGCCGGGGTGGGCGGCTGCTGGAGCTTTCGCCCAAAGCCCTGCAGCTTTTGCAGTGTTTTCTGGAGCACGCCGAGCGCCTGCTGCCCAAGGAAACCCTAATGCAGCGGGTCTGGGGCCAGGAGGTGGAGCCCAACACCCTCGAGGTGCACCTCTCGGCCCTGCGCCGGGAACTGGGCGAACCCATGCTGCTGCACACCCTGCGGGGGCACGGCTACATTCTTAAGCGGCCATGA
- a CDS encoding sensor histidine kinase, translating into MTLRLRLLLWLLLALVLLLFPLGALTVQQAQRTVQEALERAVLARLGFLVSQGIVRVQDLAQVVQEFGGVGFILGPEGRITFTDLGDYRLPEGLEQALRAGRGFRQVRDNWLWVALPGEEGGLGLGTPLEEVAALPQRLLQLYLGLGGVLALLAFSVGAWGLTRSLRPLETLSRELARRNAENLEPLPPPGLPEVRPAVEAMNALMGELEAALHRSRVQEQAARRFAYGASHELRNPLAALKGYLEVLQRRPGEPRATEGALREAARMESLLQGLLTLARLEGQGRVRGQPLSLNAFLQQRGLRVEGDGWVEADPDLLALIVENLVQNATKHGGGVEKVELEPDAGGLWLWVCDRGPGFPPELQPRAFEPFVKSDQSDGVGLGLALVAAVARVMGAQVRAENRPEGGARVGFWWPEARGRDKPVR; encoded by the coding sequence ATGACCCTCCGCCTGCGCCTTCTGCTGTGGCTGTTGCTGGCCCTGGTGCTATTGTTGTTTCCGCTGGGAGCCCTGACGGTACAGCAGGCCCAGCGCACCGTGCAGGAGGCCCTCGAGCGGGCGGTGCTGGCCCGGCTGGGTTTTCTGGTCAGCCAGGGGATAGTGCGGGTTCAGGATCTGGCCCAGGTGGTGCAGGAGTTTGGCGGGGTGGGCTTTATTCTGGGCCCCGAGGGCCGCATAACCTTTACCGACCTGGGCGATTACCGGCTCCCCGAGGGCCTCGAGCAGGCCCTGCGAGCGGGGCGGGGTTTTCGGCAGGTGCGGGACAACTGGCTGTGGGTGGCGCTGCCCGGCGAGGAGGGGGGCCTGGGTCTGGGCACGCCCCTGGAGGAGGTGGCGGCCCTGCCCCAGCGGCTGTTGCAGCTTTATCTGGGGCTGGGGGGGGTGCTGGCCCTGCTGGCCTTTAGCGTGGGGGCCTGGGGCCTGACCCGCTCACTCCGGCCCCTGGAGACCCTCTCGCGCGAGCTGGCCCGCCGCAATGCCGAAAACCTCGAGCCCCTCCCGCCCCCGGGGCTGCCCGAGGTGCGACCGGCGGTAGAGGCCATGAACGCCCTGATGGGTGAACTCGAGGCCGCTTTGCACCGCTCGAGGGTGCAGGAGCAGGCCGCGCGGCGCTTTGCCTATGGGGCCTCCCACGAACTGCGCAACCCCCTGGCGGCCCTCAAGGGGTATCTGGAAGTCTTGCAGCGCCGGCCCGGCGAGCCCCGGGCCACCGAGGGGGCGCTGCGCGAGGCGGCCCGGATGGAGTCGCTGCTGCAAGGCCTGCTGACGCTGGCCCGCCTCGAGGGCCAAGGGCGGGTGCGGGGCCAGCCGCTGAGCCTGAACGCCTTCCTCCAACAGCGCGGGCTTAGGGTGGAGGGCGACGGCTGGGTGGAGGCCGACCCCGATCTGCTGGCGCTTATTGTAGAGAACCTTGTGCAGAACGCCACCAAGCACGGCGGGGGCGTGGAGAAGGTGGAGCTCGAGCCCGACGCTGGGGGCCTCTGGCTCTGGGTATGCGACCGGGGGCCCGGCTTCCCACCGGAACTGCAACCCAGGGCCTTTGAGCCCTTCGTCAAAAGCGACCAAAGCGACGGGGTGGGCCTGGGCCTGGCCCTGGTGGCTGCAGTGGCCCGGGTGATGGGCGCTCAAGTGCGGGCTGAAAACCGCCCCGAGGGGGGCGCGCGGGTGGGGTTCTGGTGGCCCGAAGCCCGGGGCCGGGATAAACCTGTGCGATAG
- a CDS encoding PIN domain-containing protein, with the protein MSSEPAPLCVLDANVLLRFITKTPLEQALRARDLLASGQQGAVRLVLEALTLADVVYVLKKLYQMEYTEIEAALLRLFASGAVEVVERQRCESALALQVQHNIDFEDTYLAVMAQELGGRVASFDQDFKKLGVGWLQP; encoded by the coding sequence GTGAGTTCGGAACCGGCCCCGCTGTGCGTGCTGGACGCCAATGTCCTGCTGCGCTTCATCACCAAAACCCCGCTCGAGCAGGCCCTGCGGGCGCGCGACCTGCTGGCCTCGGGGCAACAAGGCGCGGTGCGCCTGGTGCTCGAGGCCCTTACCCTAGCCGACGTGGTGTATGTGCTAAAAAAACTGTACCAGATGGAATATACCGAGATCGAGGCGGCCCTGCTGCGGCTGTTTGCCTCGGGAGCGGTGGAGGTGGTGGAGCGGCAGCGCTGTGAGTCGGCCCTGGCCCTCCAGGTGCAGCACAACATAGACTTCGAGGACACTTACCTGGCCGTAATGGCCCAGGAACTGGGGGGCAGGGTCGCCTCCTTCGACCAGGACTTCAAAAAGCTGGGGGTAGGGTGGTTGCAGCCATAA
- a CDS encoding AbrB/MazE/SpoVT family DNA-binding domain-containing protein: MIYRTTLAARGQLTLPKEIREKFGIKEGDQINFEVTGDTIRLKVVPRMRIEELFEQLPGATVPYPGPAKEREVMRARHARKEQR, encoded by the coding sequence ATGATTTATCGGACAACTCTAGCTGCTCGCGGACAGCTAACCCTTCCCAAAGAAATACGCGAAAAATTCGGAATTAAGGAAGGCGATCAAATTAATTTTGAGGTTACAGGCGATACCATCCGGCTAAAGGTGGTTCCCCGCATGCGCATTGAGGAACTGTTCGAGCAACTGCCCGGAGCGACGGTGCCCTATCCCGGCCCTGCGAAGGAGCGCGAGGTCATGCGGGCACGCCATGCGCGCAAGGAGCAGCGGTGA
- a CDS encoding GMC family oxidoreductase, with protein sequence MRKEYDYVIVGAGAAGCVLANRLSARPDRTVLVLEAGEPMQGLYCKAPAAFPKLFKGPYDWAFFTEPQAELEGRSLYWPRGKGLGGSSGINAMIVIRGNPRDYDDWQQPGWSFAEVLPYFKKLETHPLGPSPYHGDRGPLHVEVRKYTNPLTEAFLEAAQQWGLKRNDDFNGPEQEGVGLFHVNQKNGARHSAAAAYLTPALPRPNLDAQTGARAHRILFEGATAVGVEYRHQGQRWQVRARRAVIVSSGAVQSPQLLMLSGIGPADHLKALGIEVRQDLPVGQNLWDHLALPVIWHSTRPVSLDKAENLANILRYLLAQRGPFVSNIAEAGAFLRTQPQAKAPDLQFHFGPAFFSNHGFDREEGFFFTIGPTLVAPQSRGFIALRSADPEAAPLIQPRYLSEPHDLEVLQAGVLIAREIAAQKAFDPYRGQPHARQAAEIQAYIRRYAQTLYHPAGTCSMGQVVDADLKVYGTENLYVVDASVMPGVVRGNTHIPTLMLAEKAADGLLSL encoded by the coding sequence GTGAGAAAGGAATACGACTACGTTATCGTAGGGGCCGGGGCAGCGGGGTGTGTGCTGGCCAACCGCCTCTCGGCCCGGCCCGACCGGACGGTGCTGGTGCTCGAGGCCGGTGAGCCCATGCAGGGGCTGTACTGCAAGGCCCCGGCGGCCTTCCCCAAGCTGTTCAAGGGGCCCTACGACTGGGCTTTTTTTACCGAGCCCCAGGCCGAGCTGGAGGGGCGCAGCCTGTACTGGCCGCGGGGCAAGGGGCTGGGGGGGAGCAGCGGGATCAACGCCATGATCGTCATTCGTGGCAACCCCCGCGACTACGACGACTGGCAGCAGCCGGGGTGGTCGTTTGCCGAGGTGCTGCCCTACTTCAAGAAGCTCGAGACCCACCCCCTGGGCCCCTCCCCCTACCACGGTGACCGGGGCCCTTTGCACGTGGAGGTGCGCAAATACACCAACCCCCTGACCGAGGCCTTCCTCGAGGCCGCCCAGCAGTGGGGCCTGAAGCGCAACGACGACTTCAACGGCCCCGAGCAAGAAGGGGTGGGCCTGTTCCATGTCAACCAGAAAAACGGGGCCCGGCACAGCGCCGCCGCGGCCTACCTGACCCCGGCCCTGCCGCGCCCCAACCTGGATGCCCAGACCGGGGCCCGGGCCCACCGCATCCTGTTTGAAGGGGCTACAGCGGTGGGGGTGGAGTACCGCCACCAGGGCCAGCGCTGGCAGGTGCGGGCCCGCCGGGCGGTGATCGTCTCGAGCGGGGCGGTGCAGTCCCCCCAGCTCCTGATGCTCTCAGGTATCGGCCCTGCCGACCACCTCAAAGCCCTCGGCATCGAGGTGCGGCAGGATTTGCCGGTAGGGCAGAACCTGTGGGATCACCTGGCCCTGCCGGTCATCTGGCACAGCACCCGGCCCGTGAGCCTGGACAAAGCCGAGAACCTCGCCAACATCCTGCGCTACCTGCTGGCCCAGCGCGGCCCGTTCGTAAGCAACATCGCCGAGGCCGGGGCCTTTTTGCGCACCCAGCCCCAGGCCAAAGCACCCGACCTGCAGTTTCACTTTGGGCCGGCCTTTTTCAGCAACCACGGCTTCGACCGCGAGGAAGGCTTCTTTTTCACCATTGGCCCCACCCTGGTGGCCCCCCAGAGCCGGGGCTTTATTGCCCTCAGAAGCGCCGATCCGGAGGCCGCGCCCCTCATCCAACCCCGCTACCTGAGCGAGCCGCACGACCTCGAGGTTCTGCAAGCCGGGGTGCTGATCGCCCGCGAAATTGCCGCGCAAAAAGCCTTCGATCCCTACCGCGGCCAGCCCCACGCCCGGCAGGCTGCGGAGATCCAGGCCTACATCCGCCGCTATGCCCAGACCCTCTACCACCCCGCCGGAACCTGCAGCATGGGGCAGGTGGTGGATGCAGACCTGAAGGTTTACGGCACCGAGAACCTGTATGTGGTGGATGCCTCGGTGATGCCGGGGGTGGTGCGGGGCAACACCCACATCCCTACCCTGATGCTGGCCGAGAAGGCCGCCGATGGGTTGCTGAGCCTCTAG
- the typA gene encoding translational GTPase TypA produces MELRNIAIIAHVDHGKTTLVDAMLKQAKALSRHEAEGERIMDSNDLERERGITILAKNTAVEWGGVKINIVDTPGHADFGGEVERALSMVDGVLLLVDAAEGPMPQTRFVLKKAIEAGLKPIVVINKVDKKDARPDEVLNETFDLMAELGASDEQLDFPYLYAIGREGAAWLGDQPKPDLTDLFETILKHIPAPQVAQGPFQLRVANLDYSNFLGKIALGKVHRGTVRKNQFVTIVGEHGNRDLKVVAVFTHRGLERLEVDEATPGDIVAIAGMEGVEIGDTIAAREAPEALPRLAVDEPTVSITVTPNTSPFAGREGKYVTSRQIRERLLKELETNVALRVIEVTPDTFELHGRGELHLSVLLETMRREGFEFSVGQPSVLFKEIEGQIQEPYEYLVVDVPEAKFGPVMEALGSRKAQMVHMEQESGRIRAEFTVPARALFGFRTMFLTLTAGEGVMSHSFHAYGPHVGSLETRTTGSAVAMEAGVAYAYSLYRLQERVNFFIEPGTEVYVGMIVGEHVRDNDLNVNVNINKKLTNVRAAGSDENIRLIPPRKFTLEEALEFLAPDELLEVTPQSLRLRKRVLDPSQRKRAETV; encoded by the coding sequence ATGGAACTCAGAAACATCGCAATTATTGCGCACGTGGACCACGGTAAGACCACCCTGGTAGACGCGATGCTCAAGCAGGCCAAAGCCCTCTCGCGCCACGAGGCGGAGGGCGAGCGCATTATGGACTCCAACGACCTCGAGCGCGAGCGCGGCATCACCATTCTGGCCAAAAACACCGCGGTGGAGTGGGGGGGCGTGAAGATCAACATCGTGGATACCCCCGGCCACGCCGATTTTGGTGGCGAGGTGGAGCGCGCGCTTTCGATGGTGGATGGGGTGCTGCTCCTGGTGGACGCTGCCGAGGGCCCCATGCCCCAGACCCGCTTCGTGCTCAAGAAGGCCATCGAGGCCGGCCTCAAGCCCATCGTGGTGATCAACAAAGTGGACAAGAAAGACGCCCGGCCCGACGAAGTTCTAAACGAGACCTTCGACCTGATGGCCGAGCTGGGGGCCTCCGACGAACAGCTCGACTTCCCCTACCTCTACGCCATTGGCCGCGAGGGCGCGGCCTGGCTGGGCGACCAGCCCAAGCCCGACCTGACCGACCTTTTCGAGACCATCCTCAAGCACATCCCGGCCCCCCAGGTGGCCCAGGGCCCCTTCCAGCTTCGGGTGGCCAACCTCGACTACTCCAACTTTTTGGGCAAGATTGCCCTGGGCAAGGTGCACCGCGGCACGGTGCGCAAAAACCAGTTTGTGACCATCGTGGGGGAGCACGGCAACCGCGACCTCAAGGTGGTGGCGGTGTTTACCCATCGGGGCCTGGAGCGCCTCGAGGTGGACGAGGCCACCCCCGGCGATATCGTGGCCATCGCCGGGATGGAAGGCGTCGAGATTGGCGATACCATCGCGGCCCGCGAAGCCCCCGAGGCCCTGCCCCGCCTGGCGGTGGACGAGCCCACGGTGAGCATCACCGTGACCCCCAACACCTCGCCCTTCGCCGGGCGGGAGGGTAAGTACGTGACCAGCCGCCAGATCCGCGAGCGGCTGTTGAAGGAGCTCGAGACCAACGTGGCCCTGCGGGTCATCGAGGTCACGCCCGATACCTTCGAGCTGCACGGGCGCGGCGAGCTGCACCTGTCGGTGCTGCTCGAGACCATGCGGCGCGAGGGCTTCGAGTTCTCGGTGGGCCAGCCCAGCGTGCTGTTCAAAGAGATCGAGGGCCAGATTCAAGAACCCTACGAGTACCTGGTGGTGGACGTGCCCGAGGCCAAATTCGGCCCGGTGATGGAGGCCCTGGGCAGCCGCAAGGCCCAGATGGTACACATGGAGCAGGAATCGGGGCGCATTCGGGCCGAGTTCACCGTACCGGCTCGAGCCCTGTTCGGCTTCCGCACCATGTTCCTTACCCTCACCGCGGGGGAGGGGGTGATGAGCCACAGCTTCCACGCCTACGGGCCGCACGTGGGCAGCCTGGAAACCCGCACCACCGGCAGTGCGGTGGCGATGGAGGCCGGCGTGGCCTATGCCTACAGCCTGTACCGCTTGCAGGAGCGGGTCAATTTTTTCATCGAGCCCGGCACCGAGGTGTACGTGGGCATGATCGTGGGCGAGCACGTGCGCGACAACGACCTGAACGTCAATGTCAACATCAACAAAAAGCTCACCAACGTGCGGGCCGCCGGCTCCGATGAGAACATCCGCCTGATTCCGCCGCGCAAGTTCACCCTGGAGGAGGCGCTGGAGTTCCTGGCCCCCGACGAGCTTCTGGAAGTTACCCCCCAAAGCCTGCGCCTGCGCAAGCGGGTGCTCGACCCCAGCCAGCGCAAGCGGGCTGAGACGGTTTAG
- a CDS encoding sugar phosphate isomerase/epimerase family protein, with translation MKPPLPVLGLALPIERLLEFRPWLLEHGGRDLELQDAVRPEVLDGDWQPLVARARQALDGYTGRLGIHGPYDGLWMASFDPFVRRMIAERYRRALEFAADLGASHMVIHSPFLFFGHPQMAHTPGNGLEREIEWVHDTLQTVLPLARNLGLVLVIENIRDTNPQPLRTLVQSFGSEQVRMSLDVGHAHLMQQLGGPAPDQWVKEAGPLLAHLHLQDNDGLLDRHWSPGQGGVNWRALFAALQTLPSQPRLILEVRHEQLPVAAQWLVAQGLAC, from the coding sequence ATGAAACCCCCGCTGCCCGTGCTCGGCCTCGCCCTGCCCATCGAACGCCTGCTCGAGTTTCGCCCCTGGCTTCTGGAGCACGGAGGGCGCGACCTCGAGCTACAGGATGCGGTGCGCCCGGAGGTGCTGGACGGCGACTGGCAGCCCCTGGTGGCCCGGGCCCGGCAGGCCCTGGACGGCTACACCGGGCGACTGGGGATTCACGGCCCCTACGACGGCCTCTGGATGGCCTCCTTCGACCCCTTTGTGCGGCGGATGATCGCCGAGCGCTACCGGCGGGCCCTGGAGTTTGCCGCCGACCTGGGGGCCAGCCATATGGTCATTCACAGTCCTTTTCTATTCTTCGGCCACCCCCAGATGGCGCATACGCCCGGCAACGGCCTCGAGCGCGAGATCGAGTGGGTGCACGACACCCTCCAGACTGTGCTGCCGCTGGCCCGCAACCTGGGGTTGGTGCTGGTCATCGAGAACATCCGCGATACCAACCCACAGCCCCTGCGCACCCTGGTGCAGTCGTTTGGCTCCGAGCAGGTGCGCATGAGCCTGGACGTGGGCCACGCCCACCTGATGCAGCAGCTCGGGGGCCCCGCGCCCGACCAGTGGGTCAAAGAAGCCGGCCCGCTGCTGGCCCACCTGCACCTGCAGGACAACGACGGCCTGCTGGATCGCCACTGGAGCCCCGGCCAGGGCGGGGTCAACTGGCGGGCCCTGTTTGCGGCCCTCCAGACCCTCCCAAGCCAGCCCCGCCTCATCCTGGAGGTGCGGCATGAGCAACTGCCCGTGGCCGCTCAGTGGCTGGTAGCGCAGGGGCTGGCCTGCTAG
- a CDS encoding carbohydrate ABC transporter permease → MINAKNSEQNLQNSIPMRRIGRLGEGLEVALLLVPGLLLLLVFTVWPTLNAFWLSFHRENLLGTERDWVGLANYAEMLRDPAFWRAVGATFLFAAIVVPVQLLLGLLAALMVARPFPGVALFRTLFFLTTAVPTAVAAVAWGWYLHPIGGTVNRWLEAVGLPAQPWLTSPELALPTLAIVTAWAGVGFTAILLTAGLQQIPEDLYEAARIDGAGAWRQFWHITLPMLSPTLFLVALLTVLTSLTAFGQIHLLTRGGPMESTTVWIYRIYQDAFFNFRFSYAAAQSVALFLVLLLLAALQFRGLGRRVHYE, encoded by the coding sequence ATGATTAATGCCAAAAACTCCGAGCAAAACCTGCAAAATTCCATCCCAATGCGCCGGATAGGGCGGCTGGGCGAGGGCCTCGAGGTAGCCCTGCTGCTGGTTCCAGGGCTGCTCTTGCTGCTAGTGTTCACCGTCTGGCCTACCCTCAACGCCTTCTGGCTTTCCTTTCACCGCGAGAACCTTCTGGGAACCGAGCGGGACTGGGTGGGCCTGGCCAACTACGCCGAGATGCTGCGCGACCCGGCTTTCTGGCGTGCGGTGGGGGCCACCTTCCTGTTTGCGGCCATCGTGGTTCCGGTACAGCTTTTACTGGGGCTGCTGGCGGCGCTGATGGTGGCGCGGCCCTTTCCCGGCGTGGCGTTGTTTCGCACCCTGTTCTTCCTTACCACCGCGGTACCGACCGCGGTGGCGGCGGTGGCCTGGGGCTGGTACCTGCACCCCATCGGCGGAACGGTCAACCGCTGGCTGGAGGCGGTGGGCCTGCCGGCCCAGCCCTGGCTGACCAGCCCCGAGCTGGCCTTGCCCACCCTGGCGATTGTGACCGCCTGGGCCGGGGTGGGCTTTACCGCCATCCTCTTGACCGCGGGGCTCCAGCAGATCCCCGAAGACCTCTACGAGGCCGCCCGGATCGATGGGGCCGGAGCCTGGAGGCAGTTCTGGCACATCACCCTGCCCATGCTCTCGCCCACCCTGTTCCTGGTGGCCCTGCTGACGGTGCTCACCAGCCTGACCGCCTTCGGCCAGATCCACCTGCTGACCCGCGGCGGCCCCATGGAGAGCACCACGGTCTGGATTTACCGCATCTACCAGGATGCCTTCTTCAACTTCCGCTTTAGCTATGCGGCGGCGCAGTCGGTGGCGCTGTTCTTGGTTCTGCTTTTGCTGGCCGCGCTGCAGTTCCGCGGTCTGGGCCGGAGGGTGCACTATGAGTAG
- a CDS encoding carbohydrate ABC transporter permease codes for MSSLPRWLARPLFYLLLGVYAWLLVLPLLSLLSASFRTEADLFTPGLLPPQPTLEAYREALAKHPILRYLLNSLGVSLAITLGVLLTSATLGYALARVRFAGQSLLFGFVVGLLLIPDEVTFLPRYLLVQELGWINSYWALIVPFLASPLGIFLMRQFLKSLPQDLFDAARIDGAGHLRTLWYVALPLAAPALGALGALSFLGAWNMYLWPLVVINQNEMKTAQIAIAQVQSVEVSSWNVVAAAAVLVLLPTLLAFLLAQRAFIRGIALGGLKG; via the coding sequence ATGAGTAGCCTGCCCCGTTGGCTGGCCCGCCCGTTGTTTTACCTGCTCCTGGGGGTCTATGCCTGGCTGTTGGTGCTGCCGCTTTTGAGCCTGCTCTCGGCCAGTTTTCGCACCGAAGCCGACCTCTTTACCCCTGGGCTGCTACCCCCCCAGCCCACCCTCGAGGCCTACCGGGAAGCCCTGGCCAAACACCCCATCCTGCGCTACCTGCTCAACAGCCTGGGGGTCTCGCTGGCCATCACTTTAGGCGTGCTGCTGACCTCGGCCACCCTGGGGTATGCCCTGGCCCGGGTTCGCTTTGCCGGGCAGAGCCTTTTGTTCGGCTTTGTGGTGGGGCTCCTGCTCATCCCCGACGAAGTGACCTTCCTGCCGCGCTACCTGCTGGTACAGGAACTGGGCTGGATCAACAGCTACTGGGCGCTGATCGTGCCCTTTCTGGCCTCGCCGCTCGGCATCTTCCTGATGCGGCAGTTCCTTAAGAGCCTGCCCCAGGACCTGTTTGATGCCGCGCGGATCGACGGGGCCGGCCACCTGCGGACGCTCTGGTACGTGGCCCTGCCCCTGGCCGCCCCGGCCCTGGGGGCTTTGGGGGCGCTGAGCTTTCTGGGGGCCTGGAACATGTACCTCTGGCCGCTGGTGGTGATTAACCAGAACGAGATGAAAACCGCGCAGATTGCCATCGCTCAGGTGCAGAGCGTGGAGGTCTCGAGCTGGAACGTGGTGGCGGCGGCAGCGGTGCTGGTGCTGCTGCCCACTTTGCTGGCCTTTTTGCTGGCCCAGCGGGCCTTTATCCGGGGCATCGCGCTGGGCGGGCTGAAGGGATAA
- a CDS encoding ABC transporter substrate-binding protein: MLRRWLILAGIALGGLGLAQQRITIDFWHSMGGVLGEATEALVKDFNAAQNRVTVRSQFVGSYDDGLNKLRAALQAGGQGRPNVIQVYDIGARFMADSGAVLPLEDLARANNFDLSQFVPQPRNYYTVDGKLYGLAFNSSNPILYFNAQALEQAGIPYRNTWSLADLEAAARKLTIKDASGKTTRYGLSIPIDSWFMEQFSYNSGQYFCNNENGRKARATEVTFNNPAAVAFLDTWARLVREGVAANTGRNWADSQSLFAQGNAAIAVYSTASLTGVLRQVGNRFPVRTAFYPYLRERNGTAIGGAAVYLIRGFNDEQNAASWEFIRFLLRPETQAKWTIATGYFPVVKGVTELPSVRQAYVRQPNYTTAVRQLETSKVNTASAGCLMGGFTEIRQIVQSAIEEALRGKPAQQALDEAKQRADQVLARYNASVRP; the protein is encoded by the coding sequence ATGCTAAGACGTTGGTTGATTCTGGCAGGCATCGCACTGGGGGGGCTGGGTCTGGCCCAGCAGCGCATCACCATCGACTTCTGGCACTCCATGGGCGGGGTGCTGGGCGAGGCCACCGAGGCCCTGGTCAAGGACTTTAACGCTGCGCAGAACCGGGTTACGGTGCGCAGCCAGTTTGTAGGCTCCTACGACGACGGCCTTAACAAGCTGCGGGCGGCTTTGCAGGCTGGGGGGCAGGGCCGGCCCAACGTGATCCAGGTCTACGATATCGGGGCCCGCTTTATGGCCGACTCGGGCGCGGTCTTGCCCCTCGAAGACCTGGCCCGCGCCAACAACTTCGACCTCTCCCAGTTTGTGCCGCAGCCCCGCAACTACTACACCGTGGACGGCAAGCTGTATGGGCTGGCTTTCAACAGCTCGAATCCCATCCTCTACTTCAACGCCCAGGCCCTGGAGCAGGCCGGCATTCCCTACCGCAACACCTGGAGCCTGGCCGACCTCGAGGCCGCCGCGCGTAAGCTGACCATCAAAGATGCCTCTGGCAAGACCACCCGCTACGGCCTCTCCATTCCCATAGATAGCTGGTTCATGGAGCAGTTTAGCTACAACTCCGGCCAGTACTTCTGCAACAACGAGAACGGCCGCAAAGCCCGGGCCACCGAGGTGACCTTCAACAACCCGGCGGCGGTGGCCTTCCTGGACACCTGGGCCCGCCTGGTGCGGGAAGGGGTGGCGGCCAACACCGGGCGCAACTGGGCCGATAGCCAGAGCCTGTTCGCCCAGGGCAACGCGGCCATTGCGGTGTACTCCACGGCCTCGCTTACCGGGGTGCTGCGCCAGGTGGGCAACCGCTTCCCAGTGCGCACCGCCTTCTACCCCTACCTGCGCGAGCGCAACGGCACGGCCATTGGCGGGGCGGCGGTCTACCTGATCCGTGGCTTTAACGACGAGCAGAACGCGGCCTCGTGGGAGTTCATCCGCTTCCTGCTGCGCCCCGAGACCCAGGCCAAATGGACTATTGCCACCGGCTACTTCCCGGTGGTTAAGGGGGTGACCGAGCTGCCCAGCGTGCGCCAGGCCTATGTGCGCCAGCCCAACTACACCACCGCGGTAAGGCAGCTCGAGACCTCCAAGGTCAACACCGCTTCGGCGGGCTGCTTGATGGGCGGCTTCACCGAGATCCGCCAGATCGTGCAGTCGGCCATCGAGGAGGCCCTGCGGGGCAAGCCGGCCCAGCAGGCCCTCGACGAGGCCAAGCAGCGGGCCGATCAGGTACTTGCCCGCTACAACGCCAGCGTCCGGCCGTAA